Proteins co-encoded in one Luteolibacter sp. Y139 genomic window:
- a CDS encoding LamG domain-containing protein, giving the protein MYPTQQNRSLRLAILAAGLGTSLSNGAILVSLDPSTALYDSNIKGIVNDGGTAGSQSGIPVLGDTEHVKGLTFNIAFTPTAADLDRAVPADARTVLLIEIGGTSNGFGLYLIDGVPTVLSKQGSNDATLPASLNDTSLNAIAVQSPIGKLNAGTAYTFSASWNHLGTLELKVQPDGGSAVVSSHAISGTPGNWSGNDTLSVKTISAANAGGLAGNNAGNVFGPPFDVNNAFSFAGSVSRALFWNASSVTPPVATAPVVLGFEATSLPSTGKVRLHWRVTEGGAPAATNLVIKSGETIIHTPSTLENFADVNASGATNFTISATNATGTTTKNSSVAADTAFSAEVRADSPVAWFRFNDQAGSSLIADSAENAAPHDGRIFGQPVSGSSGFVDGAALFDGGSGIISNTILDPANLTSGFTVEAVIRRAPGVIGANPVVLAQRGTTGRFHLTSSADGKLLTDIGGGEVKHSDGKLHDNQWAHVAVVVDRLHTEVRWYIDGVLAGSSADGLNPDGTTFNPNFTVESATGEWIIGLGKALTGNYWKGNIDEIAVYDRVLDDPNGDADRSDSRVDEHRNAWWSETTGLLDFSASKTTVNSGDPVQLITKVGPDITSVTIDHGVGTVPLVNGTATITVNPAVTTTYQVTATGPGGNVTSSVSVTALQYQAPIVKGFAVTKLGTPGQVRLHWKVSQGEATNPTTLSIKAGATELHVPTALQGFADVDAGSANAFTLTAVNATGTTNANTALDAENNFSAAVRADAPVAWYRFNEPAGTELFVDSADNGAPHNGRATGTPVSGVAGVVDGAISLDANGGVVTDLILNPGQLDPGFTIETVVRRDAAINTLNRAIVSQADLNGTGRVLLSLSDANGTPRTYLGQGVRKDADANVAAETWAHLAVVVDALHTEVRWYLDGQLVGSTKDGTNPDGSTFDPNFIFEASEGAWNIGVQKTLTADLWRGEIDEVAIYNTLLDDPDADGDKADSHIAAHRAAWWSETSGIIQLSTAAASINPGQSTDLTIKVGPDITSASIDHGIGNVPLVNGNAIVPLNPTATTTYTITFSGPGGTFTQTVTVTVADPAPPAITSSSIQGGNFVLNFTGAPSKTYAVRGSATLATFNEDLGTVTTNASGAGTVTIPITPGATAARFFRIEELP; this is encoded by the coding sequence ATGTACCCCACGCAACAAAACCGCAGTCTTCGCCTCGCCATCCTCGCCGCTGGCCTCGGCACGAGCCTTTCCAATGGAGCCATCCTCGTCAGCCTCGATCCATCGACGGCCCTCTACGACAGCAATATCAAAGGCATCGTAAATGACGGCGGCACCGCTGGCAGCCAGTCCGGTATTCCGGTCCTCGGAGATACCGAGCACGTGAAGGGCCTCACCTTCAATATCGCCTTTACCCCGACAGCTGCCGACCTCGATCGCGCCGTGCCGGCCGATGCACGCACGGTGCTGCTGATTGAGATTGGCGGCACCTCGAATGGCTTCGGCCTCTATCTCATCGATGGCGTGCCGACCGTCCTGTCGAAGCAAGGCTCGAATGATGCAACGCTGCCCGCTTCACTCAACGACACCTCACTCAATGCGATCGCGGTGCAGAGCCCGATCGGCAAGCTGAACGCGGGCACTGCTTACACCTTCTCCGCATCATGGAATCACCTCGGCACTTTGGAGCTGAAGGTTCAACCGGACGGTGGCAGCGCGGTGGTCTCTTCCCACGCGATCTCCGGCACGCCCGGCAACTGGTCCGGAAACGACACGCTCTCGGTCAAAACAATCTCGGCGGCGAACGCCGGCGGCCTGGCAGGAAACAACGCCGGCAACGTCTTCGGCCCGCCCTTCGACGTTAACAATGCCTTCAGCTTCGCCGGTTCCGTGAGCCGGGCCTTGTTCTGGAACGCCTCCTCCGTCACGCCGCCGGTAGCTACGGCACCCGTCGTACTTGGCTTCGAGGCAACCTCCCTCCCCTCCACGGGCAAGGTCCGGCTTCATTGGCGGGTCACTGAAGGCGGTGCACCCGCGGCTACCAACCTCGTGATCAAGTCCGGTGAAACCATTATCCATACGCCCTCCACGTTGGAGAACTTCGCCGACGTGAACGCAAGCGGAGCGACGAACTTCACGATCAGCGCCACCAATGCCACCGGCACGACCACGAAGAACTCGAGCGTCGCGGCGGATACTGCCTTCTCCGCAGAGGTTCGCGCAGATTCGCCTGTCGCTTGGTTCCGTTTCAATGATCAAGCTGGATCATCCCTCATCGCCGACTCCGCTGAAAATGCCGCGCCCCACGATGGCCGGATCTTTGGCCAACCGGTGAGCGGCAGCAGCGGCTTCGTCGATGGTGCCGCACTCTTCGACGGTGGCAGCGGCATCATTTCGAATACCATCCTCGACCCTGCCAATCTCACTTCCGGCTTCACCGTGGAAGCCGTCATCCGCCGGGCTCCGGGAGTAATCGGAGCGAACCCGGTGGTCTTGGCGCAACGCGGCACGACTGGACGCTTCCATCTCACCTCATCTGCCGACGGCAAGCTGCTCACCGACATCGGTGGCGGCGAAGTAAAGCACTCCGACGGCAAGCTTCACGACAATCAGTGGGCTCACGTCGCCGTGGTGGTAGATCGGCTGCACACGGAGGTGCGCTGGTACATCGATGGTGTCCTCGCCGGCTCCAGCGCCGACGGATTGAATCCCGACGGAACCACCTTCAATCCCAACTTCACCGTCGAGTCCGCAACTGGCGAGTGGATCATCGGCCTGGGTAAAGCGCTCACCGGAAACTACTGGAAGGGCAACATCGACGAGATCGCCGTTTATGACCGCGTGCTCGACGATCCGAATGGCGACGCGGACCGGTCCGACTCACGCGTTGATGAACACCGCAATGCATGGTGGAGCGAAACCACCGGCCTGCTCGATTTCAGCGCGTCCAAGACTACGGTCAACTCCGGCGATCCCGTCCAGCTCATCACCAAGGTGGGACCAGACATCACCTCCGTCACGATCGACCATGGCGTCGGCACCGTGCCCCTGGTGAACGGCACCGCGACCATCACGGTTAACCCCGCGGTCACCACGACCTATCAGGTCACCGCAACCGGCCCCGGTGGCAACGTCACGAGCAGCGTGAGCGTGACCGCCCTGCAATACCAGGCACCGATCGTCAAAGGCTTCGCCGTCACCAAGCTCGGCACGCCCGGCCAGGTGCGCCTGCATTGGAAAGTCTCCCAAGGTGAAGCCACGAATCCGACCACGCTGTCAATCAAAGCAGGCGCGACCGAACTTCACGTCCCCACTGCACTCCAGGGCTTCGCGGATGTCGACGCCGGTTCAGCCAACGCCTTCACCCTCACAGCGGTCAACGCCACCGGCACCACCAACGCCAATACCGCTCTCGATGCCGAGAACAACTTCTCCGCGGCAGTCCGGGCGGATGCGCCTGTCGCATGGTACCGCTTCAATGAGCCAGCGGGCACTGAACTCTTCGTAGACTCCGCCGACAACGGCGCACCGCATAATGGCCGCGCCACCGGCACCCCGGTGAGCGGCGTGGCAGGCGTCGTGGACGGTGCCATCTCGCTCGATGCGAACGGCGGCGTGGTCACCGATCTGATCCTCAACCCCGGCCAACTCGATCCCGGCTTCACTATCGAAACCGTGGTGCGCCGCGATGCCGCCATCAACACGTTGAACCGCGCCATCGTTAGCCAAGCGGATCTCAACGGCACCGGCCGCGTGCTGCTGTCCCTCTCCGACGCCAATGGCACGCCTCGCACCTATCTCGGTCAAGGCGTGCGCAAGGATGCGGACGCCAACGTGGCAGCGGAAACGTGGGCCCACCTCGCGGTCGTGGTCGATGCACTGCACACTGAAGTGCGCTGGTATCTCGACGGCCAGCTGGTCGGATCCACCAAGGACGGCACCAATCCCGACGGCAGCACCTTCGATCCGAACTTCATCTTCGAAGCCTCGGAAGGCGCATGGAACATCGGCGTGCAGAAGACACTCACCGCCGACCTGTGGCGTGGCGAGATTGATGAGGTCGCCATCTATAACACCCTTCTCGATGACCCCGATGCAGATGGTGACAAGGCCGACTCCCACATCGCTGCCCACCGCGCAGCGTGGTGGAGCGAAACGTCCGGCATCATCCAGCTCAGCACTGCCGCAGCCTCCATCAATCCCGGTCAATCCACCGATCTGACGATCAAGGTGGGCCCCGATATCACCTCGGCGAGCATCGACCACGGCATCGGCAATGTCCCGTTGGTGAATGGCAATGCGATCGTTCCCCTCAATCCCACCGCCACTACGACCTATACGATCACTTTCAGCGGTCCCGGTGGCACCTTCACGCAGACCGTCACAGTCACCGTGGCCGACCCTGCGCCGCCGGCCATCACCTCCAGCTCGATCCAAGGTGGCAATTTCGTCCTGAACTTCACCGGCGCTCCTTCGAAGACTTACGCCGTCCGCGGATCCGCCACGCTGGCGACCTTCAATGAAGACCTGGGCACGGTGACCACCAATGCCAGCGGCGCAGGCACCGTGACCATTCCGATCACGCCGGGTGCCACCGCAGCCCGCTTCTTCCGCATCGAGGAGCTCCCGTGA